The genomic segment TCCTCAGCTTCTGATGGTTTTGCCAGCAGTCCTGGGTGCACCTTGGCATGCAGATGCACCActcccatctccacctccatcttcacatggtgaTCTCCCTTGAAGGACACCAGTCATCGGATTAGGGCCCGTCCTAACCCACTGTGACCTTGTCATAACTGATTACATCTgtgagaccctatttccaaataaggacacATTCTAGGGTTTTGGGTGAACATGAATTTTAAGGAGACTCTCTTCAAGTACAAACAGTGTGGCCAGCTGTGGAGAGGGGGCTGCCACCCCTTGCAGGGACCTACCTTCCATGGCCATGTCTGCACACTGGTCCCCAGGACCCCATTGTACAGACACATTCCTCCTGCCCCCCTAGCTCATAGTCCCACGCTGACCCAGGCACACCTGGGTCCTCACTGCAGATGAAACGGGGCTGGTTTTAGTTCCATTTAAGCCTAAATGTTCTGACCTCAACCCTGGATTCCACCTGCTGTTCCAGGGCTTTCCTTGGGCCCTACTGGGCCCATTCTTGGCCTCCTTGGGGCTTTGAAGAAGTGATCCCCAAGATTGCTGGGGTACCTttcagaaatgtaagaaaatttaCCCCTGGCCCCCTCAGAGGGCTTCTCACTGCCCACAGGCTAACAGCAGCCCCTCTCCCTGCGGACAGGTCTGCGGTGCCGCTCAGACTCTGAGGATGAGTGCGGTATGCAGGAGACTGACAGTCAGAAGATCTCCTGGCAGGCAGCCATCTTCAAAGTGGGGGATGACTGCCGACAGGTAGTGGGGTCAGGCCTGGGGCAGGCTTAGGGGCTGGGTTTGCTACTTCCCTAAGGCTCCAGGCCCGCCAGAGTCCAATCTCATATGTAGAAATGTGAATTTTTGCCGCCTCTTATTTGGTTCACATCCCATGGGGTAAGTAAGGCTTCTGCAAAACCCAGAGGCCTCTCCTTCCAGCCCTTCTTTCAACTGTCCCTCCAGTGCCCACCTGAGGGAACTGCCCAGGGGTTGGGTGCCCTGTCTCACACACACCACCAGACAGCTCAGCCCAGGGCCTGGTGGTCCCAGCAGCCTGAGTCTGGCCCCCGGTGGCAGGAAGCAAGGCCTTCCAGACTCTTGCTCGGCTGTGGCCTCCCTGCCTCACTCCATGTCTGGGTGCTTGGCTTCTGCCCTGGATGAGCCAGAAGAACTACTGGGGTACAAGGAAGCCAGCTGACCACATCCCGCACTTCCCGGCTTTCCAGGACATGCTGGCCCTGCAGATCATCGACCTCTTCAAGAACATCTTCCAGCTGGTCGGCCTGGACCTCTTTGTTTTTCCCTACCGCGTGGTGGCCACTGCCCCTGGGGTAAGTTTCTTGAGTGGAGCCCATAGGGCACCCCTGGACACCTTGCACCTGGCGGGCCTCAGGACCGGCCTTTCCTCCCTAGTGCGGGGTGATTGAGTGCATCCCTGACTGCACCTCCCGGGACCAGCTGGGCCGCCAGACAGACTTCGGCATGTACGACTACTTCACACGCCAGTACGGGGACGAGTCCACGCTGGCCTTCCAGCAGGTACCCAGGGCAGCCGCAGCCCAGGGATCATGTGCACTCCACCCCACCCCGGCCACCTGCACCCTGCTCTCCTGAATCGTCCTTCATTAGGGATTAAAACCAGGGCATCTGTAAGCCACTTTGGGAGTCAAAAGAATGTAGAGCTAGACTCCCCAGGAGAAAGCTAAGTTCTGGGTGTGGGAGGAAGCACCTGCACCCCCACATCCACAGACAGCCCCTGTCATTCCTGCTGCCTAAGACTGGTTTGCTGATTCAGGCTCTGCCTCCACAGTGGGGGTACAGAGCCAGGGAGAGTGCCCAGAGGCCCGGGGATCCTGGCTGTGGGACCAGGGAGAGTGCCACAGGCCCCAGGGCCTTTTTGAGCCCAGGGTGCTCTCTACACAGGCCCGCTACAACTTCATCCGAAGCATGGCCGCCTACAGCCTCCTGCTGTTCCTGCTGCAGATCAAGGACAGACACAACGGCAACATCATGCTGGACAAGAAGGGCCATATCATCCACATCGGTCAGCCAGCCACAGTGCCACCCTCCTCTCCCTTCACCCCTGGCACCCAGGGGAGGATGGGGATCCCCATCCCACAGAGGGGAGCAGGCATGCCCAGGACCACCCTGCCAGGAGTGTCAGAGTCCAGCTCTGAGATCCAAGCTGGTGCCCACCAAGCTGTTCTGCACttgtgcctggccctggccccaAGGAGTTGGGTCAAGAGTAGCCAGAGTTCTTAGTTGGAAGCTGGAGCCAGGCGGAGTGGGGCTTATCCAGGCTTGGTGCCCCAGACTGGCTCCTGACTCCACTTCccctctctttcctctgcctcctgctctACCACCCATCCCATCACTGTCCCCAGGAAAACACAACCTGCCTGTTGTGGGTGGGGGGATGCTGTTGTCACAGGGTCCTTTTCCACTCCTGAAAACAGATCACTTGTCTCTGCCCGCCCTGGCTCCTGGCCCAGTCACAGGCAGCTCTTTGGGGTTTTGCAGACTTTGGCTTCATGTTTGAAAGCTCGCCAGGTGGCAATCTTGGCTGGGAACCTGACATCAAGCTGACGGACGAGATGGTGATGATCATGGGGGGCAAGATGGAGGCCACGCCCTTTAAGTGGTTCATGGAGATGTGTGTCCGCGGCTACCTGGCTGTGCGGTGAGCCTGGGTGAGGGCCAGGGTTGGGGAGGAGGGAGTATTGGGAGTGTTCTGAGGCCCCGTTTAGAATCAGGTTCCAGAGAGTGAGGGAGCTGCTAGCAGCCGGCTGCTGACCTAGGCCTGCCCTTCAGTCACCTCTGTCTGCCCACTTGTGCCAGTAAATTCTTGCTCTGGGCATCCAATTCTTGCCACCTTCTCCAGGATCCTGCCCACACCTTCAGCCCTGGGCTCCCTCTTTCTGGGCCTCCCATCCATCCTGTCACCAAAGCCTGAGTACCTGCCACCCCACAGGCTGCATGCCAGAGATGGCCTTTGTCCCAGTTTCATCTACAGGTTACTTGGCCAAGGCCACAATCCAACCAGATTTCATCCCACTGTCCTGCAGGGAAAGGCAGGTCAGGGGGTCTGTATCCCATCTAGGTGCAGAAGCCATGGCCAGCAGCCTTATGTGGGGGCCCAGGGTGGGGCACTCAGCCTGTCCAGAGTGCATGTGGGCAGCCCCTGCCTGGGCCACACAGGTTAGAGAGGGCAGCAGATGGAAAGCTACCTCGGGGGGATGTGGAAGGTGTGGCAGGGGAGGGGCTGGCAGGAGCCCAAACCTGAGGCTGTTGGCATCAGCCATGCCCcctgcctaggctggcctcagtccaccaccccctcctctctccccaggcCCTACATGGACGCGGTAGTCTCCTTGGTTACTCTCATGTTGGATACGGGCCTGCCCTGTTTTCGTGGCCAGACAATCAAGCTCTTGAAGTAGGTTCCTTGGTGGACACGCAGGCCATCTGGGGGACAGTTGTCCATTAGCTCAGGCTCCATCCAAGATAGGAACCTTTTGTGTAATTGTCACTGGTTGTCATCTCCTTGGAACTTCAGAGCAGACAGGGCTCCTGGGTGAGGCTCTGCCCCTAGACCACACCTGTGAGGGGCCTCCGCTTGTGCTAGCCACACCAAGAACCCACCCAGAGGCCTCTATTATGTCAACGATGCTACACCCACCCGCCCTTGGCCCTAAGGTCCAGGGCTGCAGTAGCTTAGCTCCCCAATGCTTAGTCCCCTAATGCCATGGGGCCACTCAGATGATGCTAGGAAGGGGACAAAGCCCATGATAGGCCAGGTGTGGCCTTCACACCCAGAGGTACATTTCCAGGGCATGGTTCTCAGCTGAAGTCCGTCCCCAGGGAAGACCTTCCTCCCACTGGGCCAGGGAGGAAGcacagcctggcctggcctgtggCAGTCCTGACGCAGCCTCTCCCCCAGGCACAGGTTTAGCCCCAACATGACCGAGCGTGAGGCTGCAAATTTCATCATGAAGGTCATCCAGAGCTGCTTCCTCAGCAACAGGCAAGTCCCGCACCCTCCTGCCTTCAACCCCCTGGCGGCCACTGTGTACCTGCAGGGCCTGGCGATACGGATGCTGCTGTCCCCAAGCTGCCCCTCTCATGGAGACTCAAGCCTTGACAGGAGTTCTTGAGGAACAGTGAGGTGCTGGTTTAGGGGACCAGAGGTCGAGCCCACCTGGGCAGGTCTTGTGAGGCCGAGGGAGCAGTGGGGGCACAGGCCAGGAGGAGCAGAAATAAGTTTGGTATCAGACCCCACTTTGAGGGCAGTGACTGGGAGGTGCAGGCCAGGCTGCTGGTCACCAGTGTGGCGGGAGGGGATGGGTGCAGGCCAGGCTGCTGGTCACCAGTGTGGCGGGAGGGGATGGCTCAGGGTCCAAAGACAGAGCACCGAGCTGACAGGCTTCATGATGTGGGAGTCAGAGGTGGCTTTAAGGGGTCTGGCCTGAACACAGGGAGGATGTCAATCCCAGCAGGTGGGCATGGGGAAACAGAGCCATCCCTGAAGGGGGCACCTACAGACATGGGGCTGGTGAGGCCACAAGGGGCATGTGGGGCCCCCAGAGTGTGGCCATCTGTATGGGAAACTGCTGGAAGAGCCTAAAGGAAGCTGAGACTGCCCCCAGGTGCGTGTGGGTCCAGTGCCTTAACAAAGGCAGTGTGGAGGCTGGGCACAAAAGGATTTCTTGCTAAGAGGAAGCAGTGAAACCAGGCAGCCAGGACCTCCAGAGGGACCAGGGCAGGGCGAGAAGGGGCTCTCCAGGGATATGAGGAGAGTACACAGACATCTTGGGGGCATCTGGCCAGGACAAGCCAAGGGGTCCGAGGGCATGTGGCGGCTCCACAGATGGAAGCGGTTTGGCTGAGGAGCATGAGGTGGCTTCGGAGGCCTCTGGGTTGGAGCAGATGTGGTCGGTTTCAGGGCCTGATTGGGCAGGAAGGGCTCAGACCTCACTGGCTCCTCATATCTCCCTTAACTCCCTTGGCCTTTCAGGAGCCGGACCTATGACATGATCCAGTACTATCAAAACGACATCCCCTACTGAGGAGGGGACCTCCTAGGCCCTCTGCCCTGTGTACCCTTGAAGCTGCCCCACAATCATGGAGCACCTCCCAACCCTGCCGCCACATGCAGCGGAGGAGAGACCTGTAGCCCGAAGAGCCTGGCAGCACCTCCTAGAGCAGCACATGGGTGGCGCAGCCTTGGTAACCCAGTGGACTGCAGCGACAATCATTGGATGGTGCTGTGTATGCACAGGTGTGAGTCCACTCTTTGCACTGGACATATTccctgcctgtcttatttcatagGTACATGAAGTATTTTCTTGTGTATAAAAAATGATAGAAGATTTAActaacatcaacaaaataaaaacccaaaatagTGTCATGTTGGAATCTGCAAAATTACATGTCAAATCCTAAGTGCACCTTCAGCCAGTGGGTTTCCTCCCACTCACCTAGGCCCTGCATCTGAAGCAGACAGATCTGAAACAAATGAGAAACTCTGAAAGATCGGCAGGTACGAAGAGAAAATCGGTAACCAGGAAGAACAGTGAAATGACCAAAATGGagtaggaaggaaaggaaagccaAGCGGAGtggctcgtaatcccagcacttcagcaggattgctttagcctgggagttcaaggccagcctaagcagacaagaccctgtctctacaaaaaatgttaaaattagccacgtggtggtgtatgcctctagtcccagctactcaggaggttaagatgggaggaccacttgagcccaagagcaaggctgcagtaaactgtgattgtaccactgtactccagcctgagcaacaggctcaaatttaaaaaaaaaaaaaaaaaaaaaaaaggttgaacaAGAAGCTTCAAAACCTTcaatcagctttttcttttttttttttttttaagatggcttctctctgtcgcccaggctggagtgcagtggcacgatcttggctcactgcaacctgtctcctgggttgaagcaattctcctgccttagccttccaaggagctgtgatttttgtacttttggtagagaaggggtttctccatgttcgtgaggctggtctcaaacttgaggaggctgagaggcaggagaatcacttcatccACCCActttaccttggcctcccaaagtactaggattacaggcatgagccacaacacccagccccaATCAACTTCTAATGGGATTTCCAAAGTTGAAAAACAAATACTTAGCTTTAGGAAGTACCTGAGTACTGAgcagtacaaataaaaataaaggccaggcacagtggctcacctttataatcccagcactttgggaggccgaggcgggtggattgctgaagtccagcagtttgagaccagcctgagcaacatggtgacaccccatctctacaaaaaatacaaaaattagccaggcatgctggcacaagtctgtaattccaggtacttgggaagctgaggtgggaggatcccttgagccagggaagtggaggttgcagtgagcccaagattatgccattgcagtccagcctgggtggtagagtgaggctgtttcaataaaaaatatgagTCAATGTATACATTAAAAGGAGTTTTAAAAGACGCtaatccaaaagaaggcagaagagaaaCATAATAGACTCACCCCCTCAATTTAGAAGTCGGGGATTGTAAACATCAGTTGAAGAAGTGAGACCCAATTATGTGCCGATTATAACCAAAGCACTTTACAAGTGAAGACACAGACCTAGGATCAAAATAAGCAGATGGAATAGTCATCATGTGTATGGGTATTTATGAAGGAGCATTTCACAAGAAGCAGTTGACGGAGTCACCAGCAAGAAAGTAAACACAGCTGTGAGACCTGAACAAGCCTGTTACCCACCCGGACCTGCTGGGTATTTATTAAACACTGTCAACAGCAACAATACACTTTCTTCTCAATGTTCGTTACAAACTATGTGCTGGGCCACAAAAAAAGTCTCTATCTCAGTAAATGAGATAGAATTAAAATCGTGCAGAGGGTGTTCTCTGGCCACAGTGGAAGTTATAAATAACAGTAAGATacctgaaaaaatgtaaaaatcagtgaAACTAAAATACTAGAcaaaaatagcacaaaaatagacacaaacagctgtaatcccagcactttgggaggccaaagcaggaggatcacttgagtccaagagtttgacaccaggctgggcaatatagtgagatcccatctcttatttaaaaaaaaaaaaaaaaggccaggcaccatgactcacacctgtaatcctagcactttgggaagctgaagctagtggatcacctgaggccaggagcttgagaccagcctgaccaacatggataaaccctgtctctattaaaaatacaaaattagccaggtgtgttggtgcaggcctataatcccagctactcaggaggctgaagcaggacaatcacttgaacctgggttgtggtgagctgacatcacaccattgcactctggcctgggcaacaagaatgaaacttcatctaaaaaaaaaaaaaaaacaaggctgggcacgactgctcacccctgtaatcccagcactttgggatgccaaggtcaggagtttgagaccagcctggccaacatgatgaaaccccatctctaccaaaaataaaaaaatgagccaggtatgatggcaagtggctgtaatcccagctattcaggaggctgaggcaggagaattgcttgaacccaggaagcagaggttgcagtgagccaagattgtgctgttgcactccagcctggacaacagagctagactccatctcaaaaaaaaaagagaaaaaagcacatgTGATCAGAGGGAAAGACCAGCATTAAAATGCTTtaaggggctgggcgcggtggctcacgcctataatcccagcactttgggaggccaaggcgggtggatcacaaggtaaggggtttgagaccagcctgaccaacatggtgaaacctggtctctacttaaaaatacaaagattagcctgccatggtggtacacacctgtaatcctagctacttgggaggctgaggcaggagaattgttgaacccaggaggcggaggttgcggtgagctgagagcacgtcattgcactccagcctgggcgacagagcgagactccgtctcaaataataaaaataaaatgctttaaggTGGTGTTTTGGGGAAGATGACAGTGATCAGCTGAGTTCACAGAGTAAGAATACCAGAATACAGAGTGGCTTCCCaaataaacagaaggaaagaagatcACTGAAAAATAAGGATCAATGTGTTATAAAATggtagaaataatttcaaatcacAATACTTGAAAGAGGCAGCTTGTCAAATTGGCAAAGAAAAAGTGTCAAATGCCGTGTACAAGTTTCTGGCAATATGGCAAATtatcctgaaaaacaaaaaaaaaaatgctgtttacAATACTGGGGAGGGGGAATCTTAAATCCATGAGCTGTAAGAAAGGAAGGAATCTTtggaggctaaaaaaaaaaaaaagatcctacaTGCCATGGAAGAAGATGACATATCTACAAGCCTCATCCCTTTGAGGAGTTTATCAGGCCACCTTGGTCTACACTCTTAGGAGAGGGGCGTACTAGAAATAAAGCCAGGTGTCCCAGAGTCCGCCCGGAGACAGACGCGAGCGGCTGGGGCGCTGCCCTTAGGTGGGCAGCAGTCCGTTCGCGCGCAGCTCCAGCAGTGGGGACAGCGTGTAGCGCAGCCGTCGTAGTGTGGTCTCCGAAGTTAGGCTTTGGAGCCACGCGGAGACGGCGCTGGGGTCCAACAGCGCCTTGTAAAGCAGCGACAGCCCCAGGAAGAAAAGTGGCAGCGTCAGAAGCACCTTCAGCGCTCCCAGCACGCACCGCCTGCGGGGCAACAGATGGGTAGGTGGGCAGCGGCTCGTGCGGGGACGGGAGACCCCGGCCGCGCCTGCTACCGAGCTCACCTGATGGCCTGTGCGCGTGGGCCGCCGAACAGCCGCATCTCCTGCGGGGAGAGGGGGGCAGGTTTCCAGGGGGAGCGGAAGGCGGTCCCAAAGATGGACGGAGAGGGTTGTCCTGCTCCAGCCCGCCCCGCCCGGGCCCGCACAGGCGCTCACTTGGTCCGCCCGGGCCACCTCCTCCATGAGCGACTCGGTGCTATACTGCACTCTGCAAAGCTGCCCGCCACACCTGCGGGGACAGGCATGCAAGTGGGAGCCCAGCCCGCCCCACAGCGCCCCGctgcacccacaggcccaactCCCATACGGTTCATGGCCACTCTGCCAGGCGTCAAGCTCCGCCGCCGCCTCCATCACCTTCACCTGCACCTCCTAGAGCGGGTGAGAGTGCGGACTGAAGCCTGGGGGAGGCGTCCTGGCGGCGGGTTGAGAGACCCGCCGCCGCAGGTCTTGGGGAGGAGGCGGAAGGCACCGTGGCATCCGGGCGGAGCCGCACCTGCAAGACTATGGTCTGCTCCTGGAATACGGCCCAGGCCTCCGCTGTCTGCAGCGCGCCCTGCGTGTGGACACCTGCCTTAGACTCGGGGTGACACGCCCCTCCCACCCACACTGGAAAGCCGACCCTCCTCCGACAGAACCCGCTTCTGGCCGcacctgctgcagcttctcctCCTGCAAGGCGTACTTGGTCTCCGCCAGCCCCAGTTGATTCTTGAGAAAAACGAAATGTCAGGAGCCCCGCAGCCTGACACCCCGCTGCACCTCCGGTCCCCGCCCCAAACCCTCAGCGCCCCACCCCCAAGTGATCATGACCCCGCCCACGTCCTCAGGACTGGAGTAAGCAAAGCCCCAGGTTGTCGCGGCCCCGCCCCCAGGCAACTGTGCTCCGCCCACATCACCGCCCGCCCCGCCCACGCCTTCAGCGCCTGCCGTAAGGCACACCCCCAAGGTGGTCGCTGCCGGGCTCACTCTGCTGCTCCGCTCCTACTCAAAACCTCAGGGCCCTGCCCAAGCACCTGCAGAGTCACCAACTGGGCTGCGATTTGCTGCTCCGTGCGCTTCTGGCCTTGCTGTTCCCCTCCGTAGTAGAAGAGCTAGGGGTGGGACTTGTAAACAGGGTTTACCGGGCTTCTGGAGGAGCGGGTGTCGTTGGGGGACAGGGACAGGCAGGCAACAAGGGCGGGGACCAGGGCAGGACTTCCAAGAGGAACCCAGAGACAAGCCATCCCATCTCCTGCACGTACCTGACTCGACAGCTCCTCCCACTGCTCCTGCAACTGCCGGTTGCGCTGCTCCTGCGGGGAAGATCCTGGGGCGGTGCTGGCCTCTCCGCCGATCCCACCTTACCCCTGATCACCCCCGTCCCGCCCACCCTGTCGCACCCCAGCATGGT from the Callithrix jacchus isolate 240 chromosome 1, calJac240_pri, whole genome shotgun sequence genome contains:
- the TMEM191C gene encoding transmembrane protein 191C isoform X6; this encodes MAESQELLLQLQKDNRDGRLRKQELEKLMRGLEAESESLNRHLQDLSECERSLLRKRSQAAQALPGKAREAARERAERVRRRLEEAQRHKEDLEQRNRQLQEQWEELSSQLFYYGGEQQGQKRTEQQIAAQLVTLQNQLGLAETKYALQEEKLQQGALQTAEAWAVFQEQTIVLQVRLRPDATVPSASSPRPAGRCGGQLCRVQYSTESLMEEVARADQEMRLFGGPRAQAIRRCVLGALKVLLTLPLFFLGLSLLYKALLDPSAVSAWLQSLTSETTLRRLRYTLSPLLELRANGLLPT
- the TMEM191C gene encoding transmembrane protein 191C isoform X4, with translation MAESQELLLQLQKDNRDGRLRKQELEKLMRGLEAESESLNRHLQDLSECERSLLRKRSQAAQALPGKAREAARERAERVRRRLEEAQRHKEDLEQRNRQLQEQWEELSSQLFYYGGEQQGQKRTEQQIAAQLVTLQNQLGLAETKYALQEEKLQQGALQTAEAWAVFQEQTIVLQEVQVKVMEAAAELDAWQSGHEPYGSWACGCSGALWGGLGSHLHACPRRCGGQLCRVQYSTESLMEEVARADQEMRLFGGPRAQAIRRCVLGALKVLLTLPLFFLGLSLLYKALLDPSAVSAWLQSLTSETTLRRLRYTLSPLLELRANGLLPT
- the TMEM191C gene encoding transmembrane protein 191C isoform X2, with the translated sequence MAESQELLLQLQKDNRDGRLRKQELEKLMRGLEAESESLNRHLQDLSECERSLLRKRSQAAQALPGKAREAARERAERVRRRLEEAQRHKEDLEQRNRQLQEQWEELSSQLFYYGGEQQGQKRTEQQIAAQLVTLQNQLGLAETKYALQEEKLQQGALQTAEAWAVFQEQTIVLQEVQVKVMEAAAELDAWQSGHEPYGSWACGCSGALWGGLGSHLHACPRRCGGQLCRVQYSTESLMEEVARADQVSACAGPGGAGWSRTTLSVHLWDRLPLPLETCPPLPAGDAAVRRPTRTGHQAVRAGSAEGASDAATFLPGAVAALQGAVGPQRRLRVAPKPNFGDHTTTAALHAVPTAGAARERTAAHLRAAPQPLASVSGRTLGHLALFLDNLPYCQKLVHGI
- the TMEM191C gene encoding transmembrane protein 191C isoform X5 produces the protein MAESQELLLQLQKDNRDGRLRKQELEKLMRGLEAESESLNRHLQDLSECERSLLRKRSQAAQALPGKAREAARERAERVRRRLEEAQRHKEDLEQRNRQLQEQWEELSSQLFYYGGEQQGQKRTEQQIAAQLVTLQNQLGLAETKYALQEEKLQQGALQTAEAWAVFQEQTIVLQEVQVKVMEAAAELDAWQSGHEPCGGQLCRVQYSTESLMEEVARADQEMRLFGGPRAQAIRRCVLGALKVLLTLPLFFLGLSLLYKALLDPSAVSAWLQSLTSETTLRRLRYTLSPLLELRANGLLPT
- the TMEM191C gene encoding transmembrane protein 191C isoform X3 produces the protein MAESQELLLQLQKDNRDGRLRKQELEKLMRGLEAESESLNRHLQDLSECERSLLRKRSQAAQALPGKAREAARERAERVRRRLEEAQRHKEDLEQRNRQLQEQWEELSSQLFYYGGEQQGQKRTEQQIAAQLVTLQNQLGLAETKYALQEEKLQQGALQTAEAWAVFQEQTIVLQEVQVKVMEAAAELDAWQSGHEPCGGQLCRVQYSTESLMEEVARADQVSACAGPGGAGWSRTTLSVHLWDRLPLPLETCPPLPAGDAAVRRPTRTGHQAVRAGSAEGASDAATFLPGAVAALQGAVGPQRRLRVAPKPNFGDHTTTAALHAVPTAGAARERTAAHLRAAPQPLASVSGRTLGHLALFLVRPSPKSVDQGGLINSSKG
- the TMEM191C gene encoding transmembrane protein 191C isoform X1, yielding MAESQELLLQLQKDNRDGRLRKQELEKLMRGLEAESESLNRHLQDLSECERSLLRKRSQAAQALPGKAREAARERAERVRRRLEEAQRHKEDLEQRNRQLQEQWEELSSQLFYYGGEQQGQKRTEQQIAAQLVTLQNQLGLAETKYALQEEKLQQGALQTAEAWAVFQEQTIVLQEVQVKVMEAAAELDAWQSGHEPYGSWACGCSGALWGGLGSHLHACPRRCGGQLCRVQYSTESLMEEVARADQVSACAGPGGAGWSRTTLSVHLWDRLPLPLETCPPLPAGDAAVRRPTRTGHQAVRAGSAEGASDAATFLPGAVAALQGAVGPQRRLRVAPKPNFGDHTTTAALHAVPTAGAARERTAAHLRAAPQPLASVSGRTLGHLALFLVRPSPKSVDQGGLINSSKG